Proteins encoded by one window of Orbaceae bacterium BiB:
- a CDS encoding mannose/fructose/sorbose PTS transporter subunit IIB gives MVGIILASHGDFAEGILQSGTMIFGEQDNVKAVTLHPSDSPDDLKARMKSAIESFDNQEQVIFLVDLWGGTPFNQANNLCGEHPNWVIVSGLNLPMLIEAYSSRLSCESAQEIAVQILEPAREGINTNAVNKPTANKEKAAIKNDSAQQAPVGNGKIKIVLARVDSRLLHGQVATAWTKATNPNRIIVVSDSVAQDTLRKKLIEEAAPPGVKANVVPISKIIEVSKDPRFGNTKALLLFENPQDVVKAMNGGLDIKELNIGSMAHSIGKVVVSKVISLDNNDIAAFEQLKQKNVKFDIRKVPNDSQDNLDELLKKAKTELAEQKK, from the coding sequence ATGGTAGGTATTATCCTAGCAAGCCATGGTGACTTTGCTGAAGGTATTCTACAATCAGGAACTATGATATTTGGTGAGCAAGATAACGTTAAAGCAGTTACTTTGCATCCAAGTGATAGCCCCGATGATCTAAAAGCTAGAATGAAATCGGCAATAGAAAGTTTTGATAACCAAGAACAAGTTATATTTTTAGTTGATTTATGGGGCGGTACGCCATTTAACCAAGCTAATAATTTGTGTGGCGAACATCCAAACTGGGTTATTGTATCAGGTCTTAATTTACCTATGTTAATAGAAGCCTATTCATCACGTCTATCTTGTGAATCTGCGCAAGAAATTGCAGTTCAAATTCTTGAGCCAGCCAGAGAAGGTATCAATACTAATGCAGTAAACAAGCCAACAGCCAACAAAGAGAAAGCCGCTATTAAAAATGATAGTGCACAGCAAGCTCCAGTAGGTAATGGTAAAATTAAAATTGTATTAGCGCGTGTCGATTCACGTTTGCTACATGGGCAAGTTGCAACAGCATGGACTAAAGCGACAAACCCGAATCGAATTATTGTAGTATCTGATTCTGTTGCACAAGATACTCTCCGTAAAAAATTGATTGAAGAAGCTGCCCCTCCTGGTGTTAAAGCAAATGTTGTTCCAATTAGCAAAATAATTGAAGTATCCAAAGATCCACGCTTTGGCAATACAAAAGCATTACTATTGTTTGAAAATCCACAAGATGTTGTAAAAGCAATGAATGGCGGTTTAGATATTAAAGAACTCAATATCGGTTCAATGGCACATTCAATCGGTAAAGTTGTGGTAAGCAAAGTTATTTCTTTAGATAATAATGATATTGCAGCTTTTGAACAACTCAAACAAAAAAATGTTAAATTTGATATTCGTAAAGTACCAAATGATTCACAGGATAATCTTGATGAATTATTGAAAAAAGCGAAAACCGAATTAGCTGAGCAGAAAAAATAA
- a CDS encoding PTS mannose/fructose/sorbose transporter subunit IIC, giving the protein MDLSIISIVLVIFVAFLAGMEGILDQFQFHQPLVACTLIGLVTGNLEACIILGGTLQMIALGWANIGAAVAPDAALASVASAIILVLGGQGTDGVSTAIAVAIPLAVAGLFLTMIVRTIAVPIVHMMDSAAEHGSFRKIEFLQILAICLQGLRIAIPAGALLFIPAHAVQAALNSMPEWLTTGMAIGGGMVVAVGYAMVINMMANKEVWPFFIIGFVVAAISQLTLIALGALGIALALIYLNLSERGNSSNGGNTGDPLDDILNDY; this is encoded by the coding sequence ATGGATTTATCAATTATATCGATCGTATTGGTTATATTTGTTGCCTTTTTAGCAGGTATGGAAGGCATCTTAGACCAATTTCAATTTCATCAACCATTAGTTGCATGTACCTTAATTGGTTTGGTTACTGGCAATCTTGAAGCCTGTATTATCCTTGGTGGTACACTACAGATGATTGCCTTAGGTTGGGCAAATATTGGAGCTGCAGTAGCACCAGATGCGGCTCTTGCATCAGTCGCATCCGCTATTATTTTAGTATTAGGTGGACAAGGTACTGATGGTGTATCAACAGCGATTGCGGTTGCAATTCCACTAGCCGTAGCAGGTCTATTCTTAACGATGATTGTTCGAACTATTGCTGTACCTATTGTACATATGATGGATTCGGCAGCTGAACATGGTAGCTTCCGTAAAATTGAGTTTTTACAAATATTAGCTATCTGTTTACAAGGTTTACGTATTGCAATCCCTGCTGGAGCACTACTTTTTATCCCTGCTCACGCGGTACAAGCTGCACTTAACTCAATGCCAGAATGGTTAACAACGGGTATGGCTATTGGTGGTGGAATGGTAGTTGCTGTTGGTTATGCGATGGTTATCAACATGATGGCTAATAAAGAAGTTTGGCCATTTTTCATTATCGGTTTTGTGGTAGCAGCTATTTCACAATTAACACTTATTGCATTAGGTGCTTTAGGTATTGCACTTGCTCTTATTTATTTAAATCTTTCAGAACGTGGTAATTCATCTAATGGTGGTAACACCGGTGATCCACTTGATGATATTTTGAATGATTACTAG
- the rplT gene encoding 50S ribosomal protein L20, whose protein sequence is MARVKRGVIARARHKKILKQAKGYYGARSRVYRVAFQAVIKAGQYAYRDRRQRKRQFRQLWIVRINAAARQCGLSYSRFINGLKKASIEIDRKILADIAVFDKNAFAALVEKAKAAL, encoded by the coding sequence ATGGCTCGTGTTAAACGTGGAGTTATTGCTCGTGCACGTCACAAGAAGATTTTAAAGCAAGCAAAAGGTTATTATGGTGCACGTTCACGTGTATATCGTGTTGCATTCCAGGCTGTAATTAAAGCTGGTCAATACGCATATCGTGACCGTCGTCAACGTAAACGTCAATTCCGTCAATTATGGATCGTACGTATCAATGCAGCAGCACGTCAATGTGGTTTATCTTATAGCCGTTTTATTAATGGTTTAAAGAAAGCTTCAATTGAAATTGATCGTAAAATTCTAGCTGATATCGCGGTTTTTGATAAAAACGCCTTTGCCGCTCTTGTTGAAAAAGCAAAAGCAGCACTTTAG
- the thrS gene encoding threonine--tRNA ligase, with amino-acid sequence MPIITLPDGSQRQFEKAVTVFEVAQSIGSGLAKACIAGIVNGERRDACDLIEQDATLAIITAKDENGLEIIRHSCAHLLGHAIKQLWPNTKMAIGPTIDNGFYYDVDLDHTLTQDDLDALEKRMLELAKKNYDVVKKVVTWQQAYDVFTQRNEPYKLAILDENIPKDATPALYLHEEYIDMCRGPHVPNMRFCHHFKLQKIAGAYWRGDSKNKMLQRIYGTAWADKKQLDGYLQFLEEAAKRDHRRIGKQLDLYHMQEEAPGMVFWHNDGWTIFRELEAFVRVKLKEYQYQEVKGPFMMDRVLWEKTGHWANYKDLMFTTSSENREYCIKPMNCPGHVQIFNQGLKSYRDLPLRMAEFGSCHRNEPSGSLHGLMRVRGFTQDDAHIFCTEGMIRQEVNSCIKMVYDMYSTFGFKDITVKLSTRPEKRIGREEAWDIAERDLAECLTENGIAFEYLPGEGAFYGPKIEFTLHDCLGRAWQCGTVQLDFMLPDRLDATYIGEDNEKHIPVMIHRAILGSMERFIGILTENCAGFFPTWLAPTQVVVINITDNQADYVKSVTEKLQNAGIRAKADLRNEKIGFKIREHTLKRVPYMLVCGDKEIEEGKVSVRTRQGKDLGSFAVEHVVELLQNEIRTRSLNQISE; translated from the coding sequence ATGCCAATTATTACTCTTCCTGACGGAAGTCAACGTCAATTTGAAAAAGCTGTAACTGTATTTGAAGTCGCACAAAGTATTGGATCAGGACTAGCCAAAGCCTGTATTGCAGGTATTGTTAATGGTGAGCGTAGAGATGCTTGTGATCTTATTGAACAAGATGCAACGCTAGCTATTATCACAGCTAAAGATGAGAATGGTCTTGAAATTATTCGTCACTCTTGTGCTCATTTGTTAGGCCACGCGATAAAACAGCTATGGCCGAATACTAAAATGGCTATTGGTCCAACAATTGATAATGGTTTCTATTATGATGTTGATTTAGATCATACATTAACACAAGATGATCTAGATGCGCTTGAAAAGCGTATGCTTGAATTGGCTAAAAAGAATTATGACGTTGTAAAAAAAGTAGTTACTTGGCAACAGGCATATGATGTGTTTACACAGCGTAATGAGCCTTATAAATTAGCTATTTTAGATGAAAATATTCCTAAAGATGCAACACCTGCTTTATATCTCCACGAAGAGTATATCGACATGTGTCGTGGTCCTCATGTACCTAATATGCGTTTTTGCCATCATTTTAAATTACAAAAAATTGCTGGTGCTTATTGGCGCGGTGATAGTAAAAATAAGATGTTACAACGTATTTATGGTACTGCTTGGGCTGATAAAAAGCAACTTGATGGATATTTACAATTTTTAGAAGAAGCTGCTAAACGCGATCATCGCCGTATCGGTAAACAACTCGATTTATATCATATGCAAGAAGAAGCGCCAGGAATGGTATTTTGGCATAATGATGGTTGGACTATTTTCCGCGAATTAGAAGCCTTTGTTCGTGTTAAATTAAAAGAGTATCAATACCAAGAAGTTAAAGGTCCATTTATGATGGATCGCGTTTTATGGGAAAAAACAGGTCACTGGGCTAACTATAAAGATTTGATGTTTACAACATCGTCTGAAAACAGAGAGTACTGTATTAAACCTATGAACTGCCCTGGTCATGTGCAGATATTTAACCAAGGATTAAAGTCTTACCGTGATTTACCTTTACGTATGGCTGAATTTGGTAGTTGCCATCGTAATGAACCTTCTGGCTCATTGCATGGATTAATGCGAGTACGTGGATTTACCCAAGATGATGCACATATTTTCTGTACTGAGGGAATGATTCGTCAAGAAGTTAATAGCTGTATTAAAATGGTTTATGACATGTACAGCACCTTCGGCTTTAAGGATATTACGGTTAAATTATCGACTCGCCCAGAAAAACGTATTGGTCGTGAAGAAGCATGGGATATTGCTGAACGAGATCTTGCTGAATGTTTAACTGAGAATGGTATTGCTTTTGAATATCTTCCAGGTGAAGGGGCTTTCTACGGTCCTAAAATTGAGTTTACTCTACATGATTGTCTGGGACGAGCATGGCAGTGCGGTACTGTTCAATTAGACTTCATGTTACCAGATCGTTTAGATGCGACCTATATTGGTGAAGATAATGAAAAACATATTCCTGTAATGATCCACCGAGCTATTTTAGGTTCAATGGAACGTTTTATTGGTATTTTGACAGAAAACTGTGCTGGTTTCTTCCCAACTTGGCTTGCACCAACTCAGGTTGTTGTGATCAATATTACTGATAACCAAGCTGATTATGTTAAAAGTGTAACAGAAAAACTACAAAATGCAGGTATTAGAGCTAAAGCTGATTTGAGAAATGAAAAGATTGGTTTTAAGATTCGCGAACATACTTTAAAACGTGTTCCTTATATGTTGGTTTGCGGCGATAAAGAGATTGAAGAAGGAAAAGTTTCAGTTAGAACTCGTCAAGGTAAAGATCTTGGTAGCTTTGCAGTCGAACATGTTGTAGAATTGTTGCAAAATGAGATTCGTACTCGTTCTTTGAATCAAATCAGCGAATAA
- the infC gene encoding translation initiation factor IF-3: MQTTRAHKINDEITAQEIRLTGIEGEQLGVVSLNEAIRQAEEASLDLVEISPNAEPPVCRIMDYGKFIYEKSKATKEQKKKQKVVQVKEIKFRPGTDEGDYQVKLRSLIRFLEDGDKAKVTLRFRGREMAHQQLGTEMLDRIKDDLADLAVVESYPTKIEGRQMIMVLAPKKK; this comes from the coding sequence ATTCAAACAACTCGTGCTCATAAAATTAATGATGAAATTACAGCACAGGAAATCCGATTAACAGGTATCGAAGGCGAGCAGCTTGGTGTTGTTAGCTTAAATGAAGCGATAAGGCAAGCAGAGGAAGCATCTTTAGATTTAGTTGAGATTAGTCCTAATGCTGAGCCACCAGTTTGTCGCATCATGGATTACGGCAAATTCATTTATGAAAAAAGCAAAGCAACAAAAGAACAGAAGAAAAAACAAAAGGTTGTTCAGGTTAAGGAAATTAAATTCCGACCTGGTACAGATGAAGGTGACTATCAGGTAAAACTCCGCAGCCTGATTCGCTTTCTAGAAGATGGTGATAAAGCTAAAGTTACGCTACGGTTCCGTGGTCGTGAAATGGCTCACCAGCAGTTAGGTACTGAGATGCTTGATCGCATTAAAGATGACTTAGCTGATTTGGCGGTTGTTGAATCTTATCCAACTAAGATTGAAGGTCGTCAAATGATTATGGTGCTTGCACCGAAGAAGAAATAA
- a CDS encoding PTS system mannose/fructose/sorbose family transporter subunit IID: MEQKIKLTKGDRLSVAWRSTFLQGSWNYERMQNGGWAFSMIPAIKKLYKTQEDRSSALKRHLEFFNTHPYLASPVLGVTLALEEERANGAPVDDVAIQGVKVGMMGPLAGVGDPVFWFTLRPMLGALGASLALTGNIMGPILFFVVWNIIRWCFMWYTQEFGYRTGSKITDNLSGGLLQKITKGASILGMFVLAALVQRWVSINFKPIVSVVKLDPKATIDWNNLPSGGQGIQDALLQMQQGLSLTQDKVTTLQNNLDQLIPGLVPLLLTFFCMWLLKRKVSPIIIIVGLFVIGVVGHVLGLL, encoded by the coding sequence ATGGAACAAAAAATTAAGCTAACTAAAGGCGATCGTCTATCTGTTGCGTGGCGTTCTACCTTCCTACAAGGTTCTTGGAACTACGAACGAATGCAAAATGGTGGCTGGGCATTTTCAATGATCCCAGCAATCAAAAAATTATATAAAACTCAAGAAGATCGATCTTCCGCATTAAAACGTCATTTAGAGTTTTTTAATACTCACCCTTATCTTGCTTCGCCTGTATTAGGTGTAACTTTAGCACTAGAAGAAGAACGTGCAAATGGTGCTCCAGTCGATGATGTTGCGATTCAAGGTGTAAAAGTCGGGATGATGGGACCTTTAGCTGGTGTCGGTGATCCAGTATTCTGGTTTACGTTACGTCCAATGCTTGGCGCACTTGGTGCTTCTCTAGCATTAACCGGCAACATTATGGGACCTATTCTATTTTTTGTTGTTTGGAATATTATTCGTTGGTGTTTTATGTGGTATACCCAAGAGTTTGGTTATCGTACTGGTTCTAAAATCACTGATAATCTTTCTGGCGGCTTACTACAGAAAATTACGAAAGGTGCCTCTATTCTTGGTATGTTCGTCTTAGCTGCTTTGGTACAAAGGTGGGTATCAATTAACTTTAAACCTATTGTATCTGTCGTAAAACTTGATCCAAAAGCAACAATTGATTGGAACAACTTACCATCAGGTGGACAAGGCATACAAGATGCCCTCCTTCAAATGCAACAAGGCTTATCACTAACTCAAGATAAAGTAACAACATTACAAAATAACCTAGATCAATTAATTCCAGGACTTGTACCATTATTACTAACATTCTTCTGTATGTGGTTACTAAAACGTAAAGTATCGCCAATTATCATTATCGTTGGACTATTTGTGATTGGGGTTGTTGGACACGTTTTAGGTCTATTATAA
- the rpmI gene encoding 50S ribosomal protein L35 — MPKIKTVRGAAKRFKKTASGGFKHKQANKSHILTKKSTKRKRHLRGLTMVSKGDLGLVKACIPHV, encoded by the coding sequence ATGCCAAAAATTAAAACTGTACGAGGCGCAGCTAAACGCTTCAAAAAAACAGCTTCAGGTGGGTTTAAACACAAGCAAGCTAATAAGAGTCATATCTTAACTAAGAAATCGACAAAACGTAAACGTCATCTACGTGGTCTGACCATGGTTTCAAAGGGTGATTTAGGTTTAGTCAAGGCGTGTATTCCACACGTTTAA
- a CDS encoding DUF956 family protein, translating to MVQSLNTKVDLVIKGTSFMGISEYGDIMIGDKAFEFYHSRDNRKFIQIPWEEVDYVTASVMFGGKWIPRYSIQTKRNGTFTFASKEPKKVLRAIRVYIDGARMVRSLGFFGVIKRAFKKKKS from the coding sequence ATGGTTCAATCATTAAATACAAAAGTGGATTTAGTTATTAAAGGTACCTCATTTATGGGAATCTCTGAATATGGCGACATAATGATTGGAGATAAAGCTTTTGAATTTTATCACAGTCGCGATAATCGAAAATTTATCCAAATTCCATGGGAAGAAGTCGATTATGTTACCGCTTCAGTGATGTTCGGTGGTAAATGGATTCCGCGTTATTCAATCCAGACTAAACGTAATGGCACTTTTACTTTTGCGTCAAAAGAGCCTAAAAAAGTGTTAAGAGCCATACGAGTTTATATTGATGGCGCCAGAATGGTTCGTTCACTTGGATTTTTTGGTGTGATTAAAAGAGCATTTAAAAAGAAAAAGAGTTAA
- the pheS gene encoding phenylalanine--tRNA ligase subunit alpha, whose protein sequence is MSQLIELVDKAKLAIEAAKDINTIEQIRVEYLGKKGYFTLQMASLRDVPAEERPAVGQKINDAKQEVVLALNSKKSAFEQAVLNAKLANETIDVTLPGRKMAPGGLHPVTLTINRLVEFFGKLGFVVETGPEIEDDYHNFDALNIPAHHPARADHDTFWFDANRLLRTQTSTVQIRTMETQQPPIRIIAPGRTYRNDYDQTHTPMFHQMEGLLIDKDISFTHLKGLLHDFLHCFFEDDMEIRFRPGYFPFTEPSAEVDIKAKNGKWLEVLGCGMVHPNVLRNVGIDPNVYSGFAFGMGMERLTMLRYGVTDLRSFFENDLRFLKQFN, encoded by the coding sequence ATGTCTCAGTTAATTGAGTTGGTAGACAAAGCCAAATTGGCGATTGAAGCAGCAAAAGATATTAATACGATTGAACAAATTCGAGTTGAGTATTTGGGAAAGAAAGGCTATTTTACATTGCAAATGGCTTCACTACGTGATGTTCCCGCTGAGGAACGGCCAGCGGTAGGGCAAAAAATTAATGATGCTAAGCAAGAAGTTGTTCTTGCATTAAATAGTAAAAAAAGCGCTTTTGAACAAGCCGTTTTGAATGCTAAGTTAGCTAATGAAACCATTGATGTAACACTACCTGGTCGAAAAATGGCACCTGGTGGATTGCACCCAGTCACATTAACTATTAATCGTTTAGTCGAGTTTTTTGGTAAACTTGGTTTTGTTGTTGAAACTGGGCCTGAAATCGAAGATGATTACCATAATTTTGATGCGCTTAATATTCCAGCTCATCATCCTGCTCGTGCAGATCATGATACATTTTGGTTCGATGCTAACCGCCTACTACGAACTCAGACGTCGACCGTACAAATTCGTACTATGGAAACACAACAGCCTCCTATTCGTATTATAGCTCCAGGTCGCACTTATCGTAATGATTACGATCAAACTCATACGCCAATGTTCCATCAAATGGAAGGTTTGCTTATTGATAAAGATATTAGTTTTACGCATTTGAAAGGCTTATTGCATGATTTTCTACATTGTTTCTTTGAAGATGATATGGAAATCCGTTTTAGACCTGGTTATTTCCCATTTACAGAGCCTTCTGCAGAAGTTGATATTAAAGCTAAAAATGGTAAATGGTTAGAAGTTTTAGGTTGTGGAATGGTTCACCCAAATGTTTTACGTAATGTTGGCATTGATCCTAACGTATATAGCGGATTTGCTTTTGGTATGGGGATGGAACGTTTGACTATGTTGCGCTATGGTGTAACTGATTTACGTTCATTTTTTGAAAATGACTTACGTTTTTTAAAACAGTTTAATTAA
- the pheT gene encoding phenylalanine--tRNA ligase subunit beta, which yields MKFSESWLREWVNPNISSEQLSDQLTMAGLEVDDVEKVAGDFTGVVVGKVVECKQHPNADKLRVTKVDIGKDQLLDIVCGASNCRQGLIVACATIGAVLPGDFVIKAAKLRGEPSEGMLCSFSELGITDDHNGIIELPEDAPLGEDIRQYLKLNDNIIEISVTPNRADCFGMIGIARDISAVNNISIVEPKFNSPEATITDELSIKVLETKAAPRYLGRIIKGIDVKAPTPLWIKEKLRRSGIRSIDAVVDITNYVLIELGHPMHAFDLQKITGGITVRYGHPKEKLTLLDGNEVEIKANTLVIADDEKALALAGIFGGKESGVSTDTQDIVLEAAFFSPLAIAGKAREYGLHTDASHRYERGVDPALQHKAMQRATELVLAICGGAAGPIVDVTDQNSMPKQAMISLRREKIDRLIGYHIDGQRISDILVKLGCEVIVQDNIWQVTAPTWRFDIQIEEDLIEEIARIYGYNNIPNQNLNIDLIMQANSETRVPSKRFKDLLVDRGYQEAVTYSFVDPKIQSLLHPNQDAMILPNPISTEMSAMRLSLWTGLLGAVMYNQNRQQQRVRLFETGLRFVPDANAEFGVKQETMLAGVITGNLYDEHWAIQKQPVDFFDLKGDVEAILAISGINEVVQFKKSENPSLHPGQNAAIYIKNELVGYLGVLHPEIENKLALNSKALVFELNLDKISTKRVPSAQDFSKYPANRRDIAIIVDKYVSAADILDECKKVGGDKLVDVNLFDMYQGSNIKEGQKSLAISLILQDKTRTLEDEDITYIVSQCITALQNRFKALLRE from the coding sequence ATGAAATTTAGTGAAAGCTGGCTACGTGAATGGGTAAACCCAAATATCAGTAGCGAACAATTATCCGATCAGTTAACGATGGCTGGTCTTGAAGTTGACGATGTTGAAAAAGTTGCTGGTGATTTTACTGGTGTTGTTGTAGGTAAAGTTGTTGAGTGTAAACAGCACCCTAATGCCGATAAATTACGTGTAACTAAAGTTGATATAGGAAAAGATCAGCTATTAGATATCGTTTGTGGTGCATCTAACTGTCGACAAGGCTTAATTGTTGCGTGTGCAACTATTGGGGCTGTTCTACCAGGTGATTTTGTGATTAAAGCCGCTAAACTTCGTGGCGAACCATCAGAAGGGATGCTTTGTTCATTCTCTGAATTAGGTATTACAGATGATCATAATGGAATTATTGAACTTCCAGAAGATGCACCATTAGGTGAGGATATTCGTCAATATTTAAAATTGAATGATAATATTATCGAAATTAGTGTCACTCCTAATCGCGCCGATTGTTTCGGTATGATTGGTATTGCTCGAGATATTTCTGCTGTTAATAATATTAGTATTGTTGAACCGAAGTTTAATTCGCCAGAAGCAACGATTACTGACGAACTTAGTATTAAAGTCCTTGAGACTAAAGCTGCACCAAGATATTTAGGACGTATCATTAAGGGGATCGATGTTAAAGCACCAACCCCATTATGGATAAAAGAAAAATTACGTCGTAGTGGTATTCGTTCTATTGACGCTGTAGTGGATATTACTAATTATGTCTTAATTGAATTAGGCCATCCGATGCATGCTTTTGATCTACAAAAAATTACTGGTGGAATTACAGTAAGATATGGTCATCCAAAAGAAAAACTAACACTTCTTGATGGTAATGAGGTTGAAATCAAAGCGAATACTTTGGTGATTGCTGATGATGAAAAAGCATTAGCGCTTGCAGGTATTTTTGGTGGTAAGGAGTCTGGTGTATCAACAGATACTCAAGATATTGTATTGGAAGCGGCATTCTTTTCACCATTAGCTATTGCTGGTAAAGCAAGAGAGTACGGGTTACATACTGATGCATCTCACCGTTATGAGAGAGGTGTTGATCCTGCGTTACAACACAAAGCAATGCAGCGTGCAACGGAGCTAGTTTTAGCTATTTGTGGTGGTGCAGCGGGACCGATTGTTGATGTGACTGATCAAAATTCAATGCCAAAACAGGCAATGATTTCTCTACGTCGTGAAAAAATAGATCGATTAATTGGTTATCATATTGATGGACAAAGAATTAGTGATATTCTTGTTAAATTAGGTTGTGAAGTGATTGTTCAAGATAACATCTGGCAGGTAACCGCTCCAACTTGGCGTTTTGATATTCAAATTGAAGAGGATCTAATCGAGGAAATAGCGCGAATCTATGGCTATAATAATATCCCGAATCAAAATCTTAATATTGATTTGATAATGCAAGCTAATTCAGAAACGCGTGTTCCATCAAAACGTTTTAAAGATCTATTAGTTGATAGAGGCTACCAAGAAGCAGTAACTTATAGTTTTGTTGATCCAAAAATCCAATCATTGTTGCACCCAAATCAAGATGCGATGATTTTACCTAATCCTATCTCAACAGAGATGTCGGCAATGCGTCTATCATTATGGACAGGCTTGCTTGGCGCGGTGATGTATAATCAAAATAGACAACAACAGCGAGTACGTTTATTTGAAACAGGCTTAAGATTTGTACCTGATGCTAATGCTGAATTTGGCGTTAAACAAGAAACAATGTTAGCAGGTGTAATAACTGGTAATCTTTACGATGAACATTGGGCTATTCAAAAACAACCGGTTGATTTTTTTGATTTAAAAGGTGATGTAGAGGCTATTTTAGCAATATCTGGTATTAATGAAGTTGTTCAGTTCAAAAAATCTGAGAATCCGTCTTTACATCCAGGACAAAACGCAGCGATATATATTAAAAATGAATTAGTCGGTTATTTAGGTGTTTTACATCCAGAGATTGAAAATAAATTGGCTTTAAATAGTAAAGCACTTGTTTTTGAATTGAATTTAGATAAAATTAGCACTAAAAGAGTTCCTAGTGCACAGGACTTTTCTAAGTATCCAGCTAACCGCCGAGATATTGCAATTATTGTAGATAAGTATGTATCGGCTGCTGATATTCTAGATGAGTGTAAAAAGGTTGGTGGTGATAAATTGGTAGATGTTAATTTATTTGATATGTATCAAGGAAGTAATATTAAAGAAGGGCAAAAAAGTTTAGCTATCAGTTTGATATTACAAGATAAAACACGTACACTAGAAGATGAAGACATAACTTATATTGTAAGCCAGTGTATTACTGCATTACAAAATCGTTTTAAAGCCTTATTAAGAGAATAA